The Thermomonospora amylolytica sequence ACGTGGACGCCTCCGGCGAGCGGGTGCGGCTGGAGTGCGACGTGATCGCCGGGTGCGACGGGTTCCACGGGGTGACCCGCCCGTCCATCCCCGAGGGCGTGCTCACCGTCTACGAGCGCGACTACCCGTTCGCCTGGCTGGGCGTCCTGGCGCGGGTGCGGCCGTCGGCCGAGGAGCTGATCTACGCCCGCACCGAACGCGGGTTCGCGCTGCACAGCATGCGCTCGCCCGAGGTCAGCCGCTTCTACCTGCAGGTGGAGCCGGACGAGGACCTGGAGGCGTGGCCGGACGAGCGGATCTGGGCCGAGCTGAAGACCCGGCTGGAGACCGTCCCCGGCTTCACCCTGGAGACCGGCCCGATCATGGAGAAGGGCATCACCCCGATGCGCAGCTTCGTGGTCGAGCCCATGCAGTACGGCCGGCTCTACCTGGCGGGCGACGCCGCCCACATCGTCCCGCCGACCGGCGCCAAGGGCCTGAACCTGGCGGTCGCCGACGTGCGGGTGCTGACCGAGGCGCTGGTCGCCTGGTTCCGCACCGGGTCGGCCGAGCTGCTGGAGGGCTACTCGCGGGCCTGCCTCAAGCGGGTCTGGCGGGCCCAGCACTTCTCCTGGTGGATGACGACCCTGCTGCACACGTTCGACAGCGACGACGCCTACGGGCGGCGGCTGCAGCTGTCGTACCTGGACTACGTCACCTCCTCGGAGGCCGCGGCCACCACCCTCGCCGAGAACTACGTGGGCCTGCCGTTCGAAAAGGTGCCGCATGACTGACGGGCTGCTGTCACCGGTACGGGCGGGCACCGCCGCCGAGACGGCCACCGCCGACGAGGCGTGGCTGCGGGCGCTGCTGGACGCCGAGACCGCGCTGGCCCGCGCCCAGGAACGGCTCGGCGTCCTGCCGCCCGGCGCCGCCGAGGAGGTCGCCCGCGCCGCCCGCGCCATCACCGACCCGGCGGAACTGGCCGTCCGGGCGCGCGGCGCGGGCAACCCGGTGGTGGCCATCGCCGCCGACCTGCGCGCCGCCGCCCCGCACGCCCACCACGGATCGACCAGCCAGGACATCGTCGACACCGCCGCGATGCTGGTGGCGTCCCGCACCCGCGCGCTGATCCTGGCCGACCTGGACCGCACCTGCGCCGCCCTGGCGGACCTGGCCGAACGGCACCGCACCACCCTCATGGCCGGGCGCACCCTGGGGCAGCAGGCGATGCCGACCACGTTCGGGCTCAAGGCCGCGGGCTGGCTGCTGGGCTGCCTGCGGGCCCGGCGGCGGCTGGCGGCCGTCGCGCTGCCGGTGCAGCTCGGCGGCGCCGCCGGGACCATGGCCGGGTACGGGGACCGCGCCCTGGAACTGCTGCCGCTGTACGCCGAGGAGACCGGGCTGGAGGAGCCGGTGCTGCCCTGGCACACCGTCCGCACCCCGGTGGTGGAGCTGGGGGCGGCGCTGGCGCAGGCCGCCGGGGCGCTCGGCAAGATCGGCACCGATGTGCTGCTGCTGGCCCAGTCCGAGGTCGGCGAGGCGGCCGAGCCCGCCGCGCCCGGCCGGGGCGGCTCGTCGGCCATGCCGCACAAGCGCAACCCGGTGCTGGCGACGATGATCCGCTCCGCCGCGCTGCAGGTGCCCGCCCAGGCGTCGGTGCTGCTGGCCGCCGCGGGAGGCGCCGCCCACGAACGCCCGGCGGGGGAGTGGCACGCCGAATGGCAGCCGCTGCGCGACTGCCTGCGGCTGACCGGCGGGGCCGCCGCGACCGCCGCCGAGCTGACCGGGGGCCTGGAGGTCTTCCCCGACCGGATGAAGGAGAACCTGGACCGGCTGCTGGCCACCCTCGGCGAGCACGGGGCCGACCCCGGAACCGGCCCCGCCCCGGCCCTGGTGGACCGGGCGCTGGCGGCCTGGCGGGCGGAGGGCGGGACGGCCGCGTCATGACCACCGCCGCGCCGCAGCGCCGCCCGATCGGGGTCACCGCCAAGGTCATCGCGATCCTGGAGGCGTTCACCGGCGTGCCGCCCGGGGACGGCGGGCTCACCCTCACCGAGATCTGCCGCCGGGCCGGGCTGCCGCTGGCCACCGGGCACCGGCTGGTCGGCGAGCTGACCACCGGCGGGTTCCTGGAGCGCTCCGCCGACGGCGCCTACCGGATCGGGCTGCGGCTGTGGCGGATCGCCACCCGGACCCCGGTCGCCGCCGGGCTGCGCGAGCTGGCGCTGCCGCACATGGAGGACCTGTACGCCGCCACCCAGGAGAACGTCCAGCTCGCCGTGCTCCGCGAGGGCCGCGCGCTGTACATCGAACGGCTGCGCGGCCCCCGTTCGGTCCCGATCGTCACCCGGGTCGGCGCCGAGCTGCCGCTGCACGCCACCGGGGTCGGCAAGGTGCTGCTGGCGTTCGCCGACCCGGCCCGGCAGGAGGAGATCATCGCCGCGGGCCTGCCCGCGCACACCGCGCACACCATCACCGACCCCGATCGGCTGCGCACCGAGCTGGCCGAGGTCCGCCGCCAGGGCTACGCGCTCACCCGCGAGGAGATGACCCTGGGCTCCTGCTCGGTGGCGGCCCCGGTCCGCGACGGCCGCTGCCGGGTGATCGCGGCGATCTCCCTGGTCGCCCGCAGCGGCGCCACCGACCCGCGCCGCCTGGCCCCCACCGTGCTGACCGCCGCCCGGGCCCTGTCCCGCGACATCGCCACCGCCTGGCCCGACATCCCCTGACCGTTCCGTGGTTCCGCGGCCGGCGGATCCGCGTTGTTCGGATCAGGCTTTCTGGCAGGTGGTGCCGTTGAGGGTGAACGCCTGGGGTGGGGAGGTGTCGCCGGTGTGGGTGGCCTGGAAGCCGATGGACACCGAGCCTCCGGGGGCGATGGCGGCGTTCCAGGCGGCGTTGGTGGCGGTGACCTGTCCGCTGGAGGGGCGGTAGGCGGCGTTCCAGCCGCCGGTGATGGTCTGCCCGGCGGGCAGGGTGAAGGCCAGCGACCAGCCGTTCACCGCCGCCGTCGAGGTGTTGGTGATGGTGATCGACGCGGTGAAACCGCTGTTCCAGGCGTTCACCTGGTAGGACACCCGGCAGGCGCCCGGCGGATCCGGGTCCGGGTCCGGCTCGCTCGTGCCGCCCAGGGCCTCCAGGGTGGAGTGGTAGGCGGGCTTCTTGGCGTACTGCTCGTCGAACAGCAGCGCCGCGCCCTGACCGGGGAACACGTCGGGGATCCAGGAGTACCGGTCCGTGATCCCCCACACCGTGATCGACGTGCAGCGGGACACCGCCAGGCAGGCCTCCACGACCTTGCGGTAGTCGGCGGCCTGCGCCTGCAGGTTCGCCGTGCTCGGCGGGGTGGGCATCCGGATGTCCAGCTCGGTGATGTTGACGTCCACGCCCAGGTCGGCGAACCGCTGCAGGTTCTGCCGCATGTCGCCGGGCACCTGGCCGACGATCAGGTGGGCCTGGAAGCCGACGCAGTCGATCGGCACCCCGCGGGCCTTGAAGTCCCGCACCATCGCGTAGATCGCGTCGCTCTTGGCGTTGATCCCGTCGGTGGAGTAGTCGTTGTAGCAGAGCTTGGCGGACGGGTCGGCGGCCCGCGCGGCCCGGAACGCCTCCTCGATGTAGGAGTCCCCGATCCGCTGCTGGAAGACCGACTGGCGCCGCGACCCGCCCTCGAACGCCTCGTTCACCACGTCCCAGTAGGCGATCTTGCCCCGGTAGTGGCCGGCGACGTTGGCGATGTGGTCGCGCATCACCGTCAGCAGCTCGCTGCCGGAGGTGATGTTCTGCACCCAGGACGGCAGCTGGCTGTGCCAGACCAGCGTGTGCCCCCGCACCGCCATGCCCCGTGCGCGGGCGCGCTCGACGATGGCGTCGGCGGCGGTGTAGTCGAACGAGCCCCGGGTCCGCTGGACGGTCTCCCACTTCATCTCGTTCTCCGGCGTCACGCCGTTGAACTCGGTGTCGAGGACGCGGGCGTAGTCGGCCTCGCCGAGGCGGTGGCCCGCCACGGCGGCGCCGAACACCCGGCCGTGCTCGGCGGCGGCGGCCCCGAGCGTGGCGGCCTCGGCCGCCGCCGGTCCCGGCACGGCCAGGCCGGTCAGCCCGGCCGGCACGGCCAGCGCCGCGGCGGCCAGGAGCCGCAGGGCGCGTCGTTTCATCGTTTCCTCCCAGGGGTGAGCGGGCGCCCGATTGTTCGGCGGGCGCCGCCCGGGGGTCAACGAAGCGGCCGGGCGGCGGTGAATCTTTCATGGC is a genomic window containing:
- a CDS encoding endo-1,4-beta-xylanase, whose translation is MKRRALRLLAAAALAVPAGLTGLAVPGPAAAEAATLGAAAAEHGRVFGAAVAGHRLGEADYARVLDTEFNGVTPENEMKWETVQRTRGSFDYTAADAIVERARARGMAVRGHTLVWHSQLPSWVQNITSGSELLTVMRDHIANVAGHYRGKIAYWDVVNEAFEGGSRRQSVFQQRIGDSYIEEAFRAARAADPSAKLCYNDYSTDGINAKSDAIYAMVRDFKARGVPIDCVGFQAHLIVGQVPGDMRQNLQRFADLGVDVNITELDIRMPTPPSTANLQAQAADYRKVVEACLAVSRCTSITVWGITDRYSWIPDVFPGQGAALLFDEQYAKKPAYHSTLEALGGTSEPDPDPDPPGACRVSYQVNAWNSGFTASITITNTSTAAVNGWSLAFTLPAGQTITGGWNAAYRPSSGQVTATNAAWNAAIAPGGSVSIGFQATHTGDTSPPQAFTLNGTTCQKA
- a CDS encoding IclR family transcriptional regulator; this encodes MTTAAPQRRPIGVTAKVIAILEAFTGVPPGDGGLTLTEICRRAGLPLATGHRLVGELTTGGFLERSADGAYRIGLRLWRIATRTPVAAGLRELALPHMEDLYAATQENVQLAVLREGRALYIERLRGPRSVPIVTRVGAELPLHATGVGKVLLAFADPARQEEIIAAGLPAHTAHTITDPDRLRTELAEVRRQGYALTREEMTLGSCSVAAPVRDGRCRVIAAISLVARSGATDPRRLAPTVLTAARALSRDIATAWPDIP
- the pobA gene encoding 4-hydroxybenzoate 3-monooxygenase, coding for MRTERTQVAIVGAGPAGLLLSHLLHRRGIGSVVLEIRSREYVERRVRAGVLEQGTVDTLMEAGVGERMAREGLPHHGIELRYGGRGHRIAFERLVPGRRITVYGQQEVVKDLIAARLADGGRIDFEVSDVAVHDIDTDAPSVTYVDASGERVRLECDVIAGCDGFHGVTRPSIPEGVLTVYERDYPFAWLGVLARVRPSAEELIYARTERGFALHSMRSPEVSRFYLQVEPDEDLEAWPDERIWAELKTRLETVPGFTLETGPIMEKGITPMRSFVVEPMQYGRLYLAGDAAHIVPPTGAKGLNLAVADVRVLTEALVAWFRTGSAELLEGYSRACLKRVWRAQHFSWWMTTLLHTFDSDDAYGRRLQLSYLDYVTSSEAAATTLAENYVGLPFEKVPHD
- a CDS encoding lyase family protein; this encodes MTDGLLSPVRAGTAAETATADEAWLRALLDAETALARAQERLGVLPPGAAEEVARAARAITDPAELAVRARGAGNPVVAIAADLRAAAPHAHHGSTSQDIVDTAAMLVASRTRALILADLDRTCAALADLAERHRTTLMAGRTLGQQAMPTTFGLKAAGWLLGCLRARRRLAAVALPVQLGGAAGTMAGYGDRALELLPLYAEETGLEEPVLPWHTVRTPVVELGAALAQAAGALGKIGTDVLLLAQSEVGEAAEPAAPGRGGSSAMPHKRNPVLATMIRSAALQVPAQASVLLAAAGGAAHERPAGEWHAEWQPLRDCLRLTGGAAATAAELTGGLEVFPDRMKENLDRLLATLGEHGADPGTGPAPALVDRALAAWRAEGGTAAS